A single Phragmites australis chromosome 4, lpPhrAust1.1, whole genome shotgun sequence DNA region contains:
- the LOC133915842 gene encoding large ribosomal subunit protein uL15y-like: protein MTTGLRKNRKKRGHVSAGHGRIGKHRKHPGGRGNAGGMHHHRILFDKYHPGYFGKVGMRYFHKLRNKFYCPAVNVERLWSMVPADKAAEAGADKAPLVDVTQFGYFKVLGKGMLPAKPIIVKAKLISKVAEKKIKAAGGAVVLTA from the coding sequence aTGACGACGGGCTTGAGGAAGAACAGGAAGAAGCGTGGCCACGTGTCCGCCGGGCACGGCCGCATCGGCAAGCACCGCAAGCACCCGGGCGGTCGCGGTAACGCCGGAGGCATGCACCACCACCGCATCCTCTTCGACAAGTACCACCCGGGCTACTTCGGCAAGGTCGGCATGCGATACTTCCACAAGCTCCGCAACAAGTTCTACTGTCCAGCCGTCAACGTCGAACGCCTCTGGTCGATGGTGCCCGCCGACAAGGCCGCGGAGGCCGGCGCTGACAAGGCCCCGCTGGTGGACGTGACGCAGTTCGGCTACTTCAAGGTGCTCGGCAAGGGGATGCTGCCGGCGAAGCCCATCATCGTCAAGGCTAAGCTCATCTCCAAGGTCGcagagaagaagatcaaggccGCCGGAGGCGCCGTCGTGCTCACCGCCTAG